From Calliphora vicina chromosome 3, idCalVici1.1, whole genome shotgun sequence:
GTAGCCAATACTGTGTATGATTTGAAGACACCAGCTAAAATGGCCGATCGCTTACCCTTGTTTAAAGATAAACCCATTAATGGCTATGACAATTGTTATTGTGTTAATTTGGATGGTAATAAGACAACACGCATAGCTCGTGTAGAGCATCCCGAGAGTGGTCGTTGGTTGGAGATTTTAACCAATCAGCCAGGTGTACAGTTTTATACTTCAAACAACTTACCGGATGTTGAAAATGGTGCTCCGGCTTTAGAGGGTAAAGGGGGAGCCCGTTATGTCAAACATGGCGCCTTCTGTTTGGAAACTCAAAAGTATCCCGACTCCATGAATCATGCCAATTTTCccacaatatttttgaatcctGGTGAAAAATATTATCATGATGTAGTCTATAAATTTGGTAATTAAATGTAAATGaatacaaatgtataaaatgtgTACAACAAAAGATTGTTATTGTAATTGtaagaataaaatatgataGTGATTTAAAAGGAATTGCGCTGAAGTACCAGAAGACCCACCGAGTTCGAAATCCAACACGAAATTCATATAAATTCGAAAGTTTTCGATTCGACAAGAAATGGAGTTTGTAAATCTGAATGTTTTATTTGCCAATTTATAAGAAACTACctttttatcatttatttacatacatatgtatgtatttttcttgcaaaaacatttaaattttgaataaaattagtttaaattatcttattttttctattttttgtttcttttattcaCAACAACCAAAATGATATACCACCTTATGACAATAGGTCTGCTTTGGCCCAATAAACACACATGGAAAGTTTGAATTATTCATAGCATCAGGGTATTTTTGTGTTGCCAAACAAAAAGCTCCATATTGGGCATATACCCCTCTTGATTTACCAATTATAGGCTCTACCCCGGCTTTATCAATATCAGGCCAATCATTGCAAGTATGGAATTGAACCGTGGGCTGATTACTTGAAACCTCCAAAAATCTACCAGTACAGGGGTGTATAACTTTGGCAATAGGCTTCATAATGCCATCACAGACACCTTCTATACAATAGTTATGGTCAAAACCTTTGATAGCATGACTAAAGAACTTTTTAAGGCGTTTTcctaaattaacatatttcctCAAATCGTATGGTGTATGCTTGACAGGCATTAAACAGCCAGTTGGTATTTGCTCATTGTCACaatcaataattttattactttttatcaTCATATTATGCTGGTAGAGGCCTTCTTTTCTTGCATTATGACCAGCCAGATTTAAATACAAAAGATTCGTTATATTAACAGGAGTTTTTCGATTTGCTTTAGCTTCAATACACACCCCAAAATTATTATCATCATCTAAGGTAAATGTTATATTGGTGGTTAGTTGGCCAGGGTAACCTTCTAAACCGTGGGGATTTATATGCTGCATAACAATGCCATTATCATTCTCTTCAATTACTTCCCAAATCACACTATCGAACCCTATAAAGCCACCATTTACTTGATGTTTGTCTTTCCAGTTTTTACTGACACAACATTCTTTTTCATCCATTGTGAATTTACCCTGAGCCACACGATTTGCTACTCTACCAATTGTGGCTCCTATATAAGTGGTTTTATTGTCTATATAACCCTGGACATTATCAAAACCTAAGCAAATATCTTCAATATTGCCATGTTTATCGGGGCATTTAATCATTTGTATTACTGCGCCCCGTGTCAAGACAGCTACCttcatattgttgttgttggtcaTAACATAGCGTATAACATCAACTGGCTTGGTGGTCAGTGGATTTAGGGCTGATCCAAAGTTGCATTTGTCTATTCTTAACATTTTTA
This genomic window contains:
- the LOC135955679 gene encoding galactose mutarotase-like; translation: MLRIDKCNFGSALNPLTTKPVDVIRYVMTNNNNMKVAVLTRGAVIQMIKCPDKHGNIEDICLGFDNVQGYIDNKTTYIGATIGRVANRVAQGKFTMDEKECCVSKNWKDKHQVNGGFIGFDSVIWEVIEENDNGIVMQHINPHGLEGYPGQLTTNITFTLDDDNNFGVCIEAKANRKTPVNITNLLYLNLAGHNARKEGLYQHNMMIKSNKIIDCDNEQIPTGCLMPVKHTPYDLRKYVNLGKRLKKFFSHAIKGFDHNYCIEGVCDGIMKPIAKVIHPCTGRFLEVSSNQPTVQFHTCNDWPDIDKAGVEPIIGKSRGVYAQYGAFCLATQKYPDAMNNSNFPCVFIGPKQTYCHKVVYHFGCCE